In a single window of the Pseudochaenichthys georgianus chromosome 16, fPseGeo1.2, whole genome shotgun sequence genome:
- the LOC117460761 gene encoding protein S100-A1-like isoform X2, which produces MASHLESSIEGIIKVFHSYSGREGDKYKLSKTELKNLLEGEFGDSMKSCKDPQVLEHIMSGLDEDKDGEISFQEFVVLVFELTVTCNEFFQDMKEQGSKKV; this is translated from the exons ATGGCTTCCCACCTGGAGTCCTCCATTGAAGGCATCATTAAAGTCTTCCACTCATATTCTGGAAGAGAAGGTGACAAATACAAGCTGAGCAAGACGGAGCTGAAGAACCTGTTGGAGGGGGAATTTGGTGACTCCATGAAG AGCTGCAAGGACCCCCAGGTGCTGGAGCACATCATGAGCGGGCTGGATGAAGACAAGGACGGGGAAATCAGCTTCCAGGAGTTTGTCGTTCTGGTTTTCGAGCTGACTGTGACCTGCAATGAATTCTTCCAAGACATGAAGGAGCAGGGTTCTAAGAAAGTCTGA